The window AGTTTCCTGAGGCAGTTTAGTTCAACCCATTATACTAGTTCATCCTCGATTGGTTTTGTGTGTTGCAACCTCTGACTATTAGGATTTAGTACTTAACATAGATGACTGCTCCAGCTCTTTTAATGGGCCAAACGAGGTATCATGCCGCGCCATCCTGATGATCTTAAATTTGCCAAACAAAGTATCATGCTGTGCCATCCTGATAATCCTAAATTTAGGACATTCTATATGTGCAAGTTCAACGAGTAGTGATTCCATTTCTATGTTGTAGAGAAGGTTGATTTTTTAGTTGTCATCAATTTGTATAAGCTGGAAGACACTTTAGGTTTTGAACATGTTGCATTTGCTATGTTCTGATGATTGAGGTATTATTTCAGGATCCCAGTTTAGAAGAGTCTGATGGAGAGGATATTGGTGTTCCAGAAGTTGGCATGGTGTTCAATAACCACACGGAGGTCAACCGATTCTACCGAAGGTATGCTCGCCGTGTTGGCTTTGGGGTGTCTGTTAGGAGGTCCTCATTTTCACAAGAGGGCACCTGCTTATATCTGGAGCTCATGTGCTGCAAAGGAGGGCGGCCACGTTATGAGCCAAAGTTCAGGAAACGGGCCTCTTCAACCACTAACTGTCCAGCCAAGATCAGAGTAAAGCTATGGGGAGATAAATTGTTGCATGtagagttggcaatccttgatCATAATCATCCTGTTAGCCCAGCAATGGCAAGGTTTTTGAACTCCTATAAGCAGCTATCTGGCCCTGCAAAGAGGCGATTACGTATGGGTGGCCCTGGAGCTATGCCAGTGGAAGAACCAAGCAAGATGCCTGTTGATAAGTTGGGTGCACTTGAGGAGCTTTTGTTTGGAGAGAGCAAGCACCATAGTTTTGTTGAGAGGGGCCGCTTGAAGTTCCAACCTGGAGATTCAGAAGCCCTTCGGCTTTTCTTTACTCGTATGCAAGCCAAAAATGCAAACTTCTTTAATGTCATTGACTTGGATGATGAAGGCTGTGTCAGAAATGTCTTCTGGGTAGATGCACGGTCAAGATCCATGTATGAGTTCTATAACGATGTTGTCACACTTGACACATCGTATGTGGTCGGTAAATATGATATGCCTCTTGCAACTTTTATTGGGGTGAATCATCATGGCCAATCTGTTTTATTGGGTTGTGGCCTGCTTTCAGATGAAACAGCAGAAACCTATTCATGGCTATTTAAGGCTTGGATAGCATGCATGTATGGTAATCTTCCAAAGGCTATCATCACTGGCCACTGCAGGGGCATCCAGAGTGCGGTTGCTGAGGTTATTCCTGGAGTCCATCATAGAATATGCCTATTTCATATAATGAGGAAGGCGACAGAGCGATTAGGTGGTCTGTCGGAGTACGCAGCTATCAGCAAGGCTTTCCAAAAAGCTGTATATGATTCTTTAACCATAGATGAGTTTGAAGGAAATTGGAATGCTCTGATTACATACAATGGGCTTCAGGGTAATGACTGGCTAAGATCAATTTATGAGTGCCGATACTCATGGGTTCCTGTTTTTCTTAAAGATACATTTTGGGCAGGAATGTCTGCTACACAAAGAAATGAAAATATCATTCCTTTCTTTGATGGATATGTAGATTTGAAAACCACATTGAAGCACTTTCTTGGGAAGTATGAGATGGCCTTGCAGAGCAAATATGAAAAGGAGGCCCAAGCAGATTTTGAGACATTCCATAAGCAGCGCCCACCTGTGTCAAAATTCTATATGGAAGAGCAACTGTCCAAGGTATACACCCATAACATCTTCAAGAAATTCCAAGATGAAATTGAAGCAATAATGTACTGCCATGTATCTTTCATTAATGTTGATGGCCTCATATCCACATTCGATGTCAAGGAATGGATTTTCCTTGAAGATGGTAAAAGGACTATGAGCAAGATCTTTACAGTGACAAATAACACAGATAAAAATGATTTAACTTGTATCTGTGGAGGTTTCCAGTTTAATGGAATATTGTGTAGGCATAGTCTCTCAGTCCTCAAGTTTCAACAGGTTCGTGAAATTCCTCCACACTATGTTCTTGATAGGTGGAAAAAGGATTTCAGACAGTTGCATGTGATGGGGCGTCCTTCAAGTGATGTTGTTCCAAACAATCGTGTGGATCGATATGATTATTTGTCAATGAGATGTCTGCAGCTAGTTGATTCAGCAGTCCTATCAGATAAATATCGTCTTGCTTTGAGATTGGTGAGGGAGATGGAGAAGTTTATGTTAAACAGCAACACGCATGATGATACACAACCAAGGATCAAGTCTCGCATTCCTAAAGCAAATAAACCAAATACAGTGGTTGGTCAAAATCTGGTAAACGTTGGCACTTACAATGGAAATGATAGGCCCAAAGCAACAACAGAGGTATCTGTTCAACCTGTAGTTAACATTGTAAAGATGCCTATTATGTTGGAAGCATTATGGTAAATAACTATGAGAATAATCATCTTAACCCACTGCCTATCTGATTGATCTTATTTTGCAAGATGCAGGCTTCTTCATTAACACAGGGATTGGATGTCCAGAAGGTACTACATTTAGCTATGGCATGAGTAAATTTTGGTGCATTATCCTCTTTATAGGTGACATTTGTTAATAAGGATAttgatttctatttttttttaactatagGGAGGAGCAGAAAAGGGCATAGTTCCTGCTGGTTACATTGGACTGCCAGCTAATGTTCAGCAATTCGTAGGCAGTCAAACAGCGATTCGCCCAAGCATTGTGTATATGGTTCCGGTATGTCAAAGTTACAAATGACTATATCTGCTCAACTGTGCCTTGATAGTATCTACAGCACCAGAGGACCAAATTCTAGGATATTTGGTTGCTTTTCTTGCACAAACATATGTGGATTCATACAACTCATCTTTATTTGTTAATGCATAAGCCCCAAGTACTCATCATTTTTCAGGATATGTGCTGTGAACTTGATTctttcttatttaatttttcagAGTGGTGTTGACCCACAGGCATTTGGAAATGGTGTTCTGATGCCTGTTGTGTACCAGCAGATGTTCCAGGTTTGTATATTTTTGTGTTAGGACTTGAGAAGTTAATCCGTTCGTCTTGTAGGATGATTTCACGTTTATCGCTGGTATATCTAGGTACCCCAGCAGCCAAATGGAACCATGCCAGATACTTCAGCAAATGGAAAAAGGAAGCGGCCTCGTGCCCAGAAGCCAACAGAGGCATCTGAACAGTCAAATGGAACCCCGGCAACAGGACCCACATCTGGGTAGATTGAACAGTTTCTCATTTAGTCAGAACTCAGAACAGGTTTTCTTGAATTCTCACCCCTGTTAACCTTCATTGTGCAATCGTTCATTGAGTTTGTTAGAATCTGATAACCACATTTGCCATAACGTTCACATATTCTCCATAACTGCATCCCAGGTCTTTGTAAATATGCAGAGGAAGTGAAGAGTTGCCTAGAGAACTTCAAACGGATGCTAGCACTAACAAAAGTACATCAAATCCATCTTGGCTGTGATCTGAAGCCTTTGTGCTGCAGAGATTGAGCACGGCCAAGCCCAAGCGCCATTCTTCATTTGGATCATCCTGGAGTGAAGTCCAGGGTTGAAAAATAGCCTTCACCTCATTTGACTTTAGTTGATTCCAGCAACATTAGCCGATAATGTTTTTGTGGCTCTGCCATGATATACAAGTTCTGAAATCTCGCTGTCGTTTCCATGGTAATATGTAAATGATTTTTTGATGGACTAACCTGGTCATTTGACTGGATTTTTTTAGTTCGGAGGCTTAAAGACTCCCTTAGCATCATGCTagccatctcaaaatatagctaaGCTAAAAAGACATACTTCAAGAAAGTAGCGAAATCTCCTCTAGCTGGCCAAATTTAGTCGTCCTCCCTCGCTAGCCAGTAGCCACTCTTTCCAACAGAAAGAGGGGAGAGGTTGAGTGGTTGACATGCAGGTCCCACTTAGGGCATCCATGTGGATTTCATCTGGATTATTTGCACTGAGGGATCGAGGTTATGATGCTCATGTTTTCAAGCTATGGGTCCCAACTTAATTCCCATATACTCGTATATCTCAAACATTGTGAAAGGTATCACCAGTGAAACTTTACCGAAACAAGTATGCCTCACCTTAATACCTTATGATCCCATTGGACTATATAAATCGGTAATGCCCTAGGGGCATGCGCAATGGTTATTGCCGAACGTGAATACGATAGACACCATAATTCTCTTAAAAATTTAAgtagatctattttttttaaaaaaaaagttttaatttCGTAGTAATatgtaattaatcatgcgctactGATCACCACGTTTTTCCGAGCCATACAGTCTCTAGCCAAACTGCGCAGTCGAGTCAGTCGAGCTAGCCCTATACTTACCGTGAGCACGGGTGCCCATGCTCGAGAGAACATTTTCTGCCCATTACCCACGACGCAGACACGCAGTGACGTTCGGGTGCGACTGCGGTGGCTAGCCAGATAGTAAAGTTTCGctcaaagtaatatcgtatAATAGAATCGTATCGTAATATCGAGATACTatgagatttttatttttaagtttaattaatatttatattaattatatatagccattctatataaaataaatatagtaatgatatatgtcatgcaaataGAGATATTTATCAAGGGAAACCacattggttttgatatattttactgatttttatataaatttgatcgtatttatttacattattttcaaaacacgttatttaaaataatattttatagtaTCGTAGGGATTGTAGAATCGGAATACCACCTAAGATTTCGTAGGATAAtgtagtaatgaatagtagtatcgagatactatgaaaattaggatactatGTGGGATCGGTATTGTTTCGACTTGTAGAATCGTAGTATCGTAAGATACTATGATATAAATTGGGATACTAACGACCTTGCGGCTAGCGACAACGATTGCAGCATATCCAACCTATTCTACgtccaaattcgttgtactagaatatgtcacgtCCTAGTActtgattggttttttttttgacatgacACACCCCAGTgcaataaatctaaacatagaTTTATTATAGGATATATCACATTCTATTACTAGATTAGCTCcgtaatacaataaatctggacatactcTATCCGAATTTattatactagaatatgtcacattctACTGGATTGactattttttttgggacatATCACATCCTAATACTAAATTGACTTTTTTTGGAACAGGGAGCATGTCAAACAGGTGGAGATCTAACCGACGGCGCTAGGCAGCGGCTAGCGGCAATTCCGACTTACGTTAGACAAGGAGTGGTACCTggtacaggaaaaaaaaatcacatcttcCATGACAAATTTTAAAAGGCGCGTGAATTGGGTGACAATTTCTGAAAGACTGATGGCAAATACTGAAATCCCTCTGCCAAATTTGCTTCAGCCATCTCTTGCTCCTACAAAGCAAAATGAGCTCAGCAGGAATTTTCTCATCCTGTGAACCGAGATTTCTCCCAATTAGAGTGAATCTCATGCTTCTCCGCCCAGCGCCTGCAAATGAACTACACACTAACCATGCATCGCCCAAACAAGGCCAACGGCCACAATTTGCACGTCCCGGCAGGGAGGGCGTCTTACAGTGTAATTTTAGACAATAGACAAAGTCATAAACTGAACCAAACATACATTTAACAGATACTCAGGGGTTCAAAATAGATCTAAAATATGGTGACTAGAGGGTAGCATCCAAATCCAGCCAATCCGTATTTCCACTTCCACAGCAACCAGTTGAAATTTCGGTTGCAATTTACCTGCCGATCTAGAGCGCTGAGCCTAACTATATGAAAGTCCACATCTTTACAGCAAGCTTCCCTGGCAAATCACGGGCCACTGATCAAAGTTTGCTACTCTGCTCAGAGAAGAGATGCACAAAAAATGGCCGCGTCGCTTTTGATTTACACACGACACAGCCATGAAGTAGCTGAGATACTAGAAAGGTTTCGCCTCGACTGAAATGATACGGTATCAATCTCAACAGGCCAAAAAGCTTCCAGACGCATTTCCATCTACTGCCGTCCTTCTTCCTCATCTTCATTGTTTTCATCTGTTTGTGATGCCAGCTTCACAATGTCTTCCACACGGATCTTCCCATCTGTAGCATATTAAAAAAGACAGAGGACCAGTTAGGAAACAGCACAAACAATTGTGCATGCACTATCATCAGCAGAACATAAAAACATCAGGGAGGACCTTTGTCTTTAGAGAGGTTGCTGACAAGCTCTTGGACGCCTTCCTTTCCTATTGTATCCTTCAGATAAGCTGCTGCTGACGCTACCTCCTCAGGAGTCACCTTGCCATCAAGATCCCTGCAAACAAAATCCACAAGTTGTTTGTAACTTCCAAGTGCAACCTGATGTCCTGGTCAATAACTCTTTACTACAAATCAAGTAAACATCAAGCTCCCACATTATCCAGGAGAAGCATCTGTGCAAACAGAACTTAATTTCAAAACATTTTTTGCTTAATGAGGGGAATACGTCTCATATATTCATTGTACTGAGGCACATGAATCGGCCAAATTATCCTACAACTATGATTTTCACACAGCTATAAACAGTTGAATTGGTTTATCTGAGTTGTAATTCACTTGTAAGGGCATGGCGGATAAATTATAATAACAGATGGTAGTAAGTATTCGTTCTCATAACAGGGAAAAAGGTgacaataataattattttagcAAGACAATATTAATGAAAATTCACTAGATGTGGAACAGCAAAACACACTAGTTGACTAGCATGACACAAAAAAATTCAGTACACAGCAAGGGACATACCTATCAAGAATTTGCCATCGGTTTCCAATTTGTGCATCCACGTCATCAATCTCCTTTTCTAATTTCTGGAGCATAGCATCAACCTAAAATACAGAACGATTGTCAACGACTAAACCGCAAATCATAAATATTATAGGACCGTATTGATCAGCAATAGTAGTATTGGAGAAACATCTCCAGCATCTAAGGTGAAGTTCATACATAAGTCAATCAAGAAAGACGAAAGTACATAACATGTAACAAGTCAATCATGGcaataaaaaaaaccaagaCTAGAAATTTCAGAATGAGTGCTGGCATATCATTCTTGAATCTGTATATCTGAAGTATAACACAGTTGATGTTAGCTATAGTGTTTTGTTCTCAAGCTGGCATATGAAGGGGGAATAAAATTATGCAGATTCCATCTATAGAGGAAAACTTATCaaaaaacaataaatcaaaGTTTCAAGTGATCCTCTTTTTAGGATTTACACGAACTCCTTATATTTTCAAGCAGAGAGATTTACACGAactacttatattttaaaacagagatGAACCTAATATGCATGTTACctggaggggggagggggggggggcattTCAGTCACCGTGGTAAACTATGAATTTGCATGCAGGATGAAAAGTATCAGTACCTTCTCAATCAGCGCCGATGAGaccttttcttcttcatcaacCTCAGCAGCCTTGTCCGACTCTTCTCTAGCAGCCATGTAAGCTTTCTTAGCTTCCTCTTCACCTTCTGTACCCTCCTTTTCAAGCATAGAGTTATACAGTTCAATCTGCATTCAACAAAGACCAAGAGTTATTGAACCCTCCCAAGTATTTGCAACAAAAATGGAAGATAACTGCATGAACAATTGTCACTCTAATATCACTTTACAAGTTCATATGATACCTCTTTGTTGACAAGGCTGAGGAACTCTTGACGCTCCTTGCTAACAGACTGCAATATAAGGAAGTCAGAAAAATGGCCTGTTGAATGCTCATAATTACAGTAAAAGAAATGCATAATTATTTTCTATCATATAAAAACAGTAGTGGTTCAATAGAATTATAAGGATACTAAAGTCAGTGTATAGTTACCAAAAGAAAGTATGGACTAACTAGGATCATACCGATGCGGATGCCAGTACAGCCAGTGCTCGACTAAAATTACAGAGCTTTTCCTTATCGTGCTGTTTTGCTTCTCTcagttcttcttcttccctagCAGTAGGACCAGTCATTTCCTTCAAAGCCAAATCTTCTTCAGCAGCCTTTGGTTCTTTGAGTTTGgccttttcttctttctcttgtttcgctttttcttctttctctttcttcttctcttcctcctgaATATTTTCATATCAAAAGCATTAACAATTCAATGTTAGCAATATTATCCTGAAGATAGAACAATTGGGCTACAGTTCAACCTAGGGATTTTAGAAGTATCACGCAGAACATAAAATAATTGGGATACTGTTTAGTCCTACTTCTAGCAGTATTTTGCTGAAATGAAAGTAATTTGTttcagaaaaaggaaaaagcatGTTCCTTCCACAATATTAAACTAAAGTTGACACATCAGATTTCATCAACAGACTTATGTTCTTCTCAAGCTAAGTGTAAATACAGCATATTATAGTTCTTACATCCAATGGATTAGCTGATAAACAGAAACTTAACAGTCTAAATTTGAGTAAAATTTGTAATGACTCCTCCAAACTTCTTAATATGGGCACATAAACAGAAACTTAACAGTCTAACTTTGGCACGTGTGAAAACACACGTCACACAAGAATCAGTTAATGCATCACAATTTAGATGCACTATCGTATATGTGTTGTTTTCTCCAATTACTCTTTTTTCAgtcattcttttttttgttcttcacAAGGAAAAGTTTGAATAGTATAAACCATGTACTGTTTCTGATATATGCATTACCAAGAGGATATGGAAGATCCTATGAGGTTCAAGCATGAAACCTAGCAAGGGCACAACAGAACATGCAATACTAAATACTAATACGCCTAACATTCACACAAATCAGAATCTGAGAATGCAGAGTGCAGATGATCCATCAGTTGTCCTATAAATGGATGTGTTTCTGAACTAGGTCAAAtacaatttaatataaattaagaTATGGTACATAAAGATTAAACACAGGAAGCATTTTTAACAGAGGGCAGTTCTGCATCGGCTGATATTTGTACAATCAAAGTGATTTACTGATTTCATAAATGCCCCAAGAATAACTGTTTAATTTGCACAAGCAGAAGTGAAATATCTTATGTACATAAAGAAAGGACCATATTATGTATACATCACCTTGATAAGTTCTTCCTGCATCTCAAGGAATTCCAGTTTTCTCCTCCTCTCAGAAACCGAATCTTCAGATGGCAATACGGTCCCAACTGTATCCACAACTTCATCTGGTAGAGAAGATAAGGTTGCTACAACAGCCTCCTCAGGCTTCATTTTCCCAGATACGGTAAAAGCTCTAACATCACCAGATATGAGTTAGAATCAAGCACGAACAAATCAAACAGCAGTATCATAGCAAACGAGAAATATGTGATATCAATCAATGTTACCTTGAAAGTATGAGAAGAGAGGATGGCACAGCATGATTAAGTGAGAGATCCAACCAATCTCGGAGCTGGACAGGAAGCAAAATTACTAGCTTAGAAAAATATTCAGTTACAAGATAGCAGTTAGTTTTTTGTAACACACAACAGTATGGTTAAAAGCTATGTGATCAAGTTTTTTATGTGCTCAATTCAAGGTGGAAATGCAGAAGCTAAGTGCTAGTTACAACTTTCCTTCATCTGCCTATCAGACCTAACAGAACATTACCCAAGAAGAAATAATCTAATGAGATCATATGTCTCAAACTAATAAGTAATAAACTAAAGAATGAGAAAGTAACAACTAGGACAAATAATTTTgcacagaacaaacatatattcTTTTGTAGAACAAAACTATAAGCCCGGCATGGAAATTGATGGATGGCTCTAATCTATGGAAACACAAAAATGAGTATGCCGCATCACTAGTCATTCTTGACACAAGAATCAAAGGTGTGTTAAAATGACCGAAGTTAAGCCTAGACATGTGCATGAGATATCATTATCACGGATATGTTGTTTGGACTAAATGGACAGTGGATGGAAAAAGGTGTGAACTAATTCGTCCCAAAAAGGAAGAATGGCATATAATGTGAGAAAGGAATGAATGCCAAGAGTGACGTATAGGCAGCGAGAGTAACAAATAATTCCAGCAAGTAAAAGAGTGAATAAATTGTGTGGATATGCATATAGCGGAAACAATGCAAAACCAACCTGTTGGCGCATTTCTTCTGTTGACAGCAAACCTAGGTGACCACGTTCACGACAGGCTTGCCGAAGTTCCTCTTCAGAGAGAGACTCAACACCCTCAGCTTGAATCATCTTATCGTCATTCTTAAT of the Oryza sativa Japonica Group chromosome 2, ASM3414082v1 genome contains:
- the LOC4329935 gene encoding protein FAR1-RELATED SEQUENCE 6 isoform X2; translation: MMEAEEAFPPQRNPRRARRRDLNALDPSLEESDGEDIGVPEVGMVFNNHTEVNRFYRRYARRVGFGVSVRRSSFSQEGTCLYLELMCCKGGRPRYEPKFRKRASSTTNCPAKIRVKLWGDKLLHVELAILDHNHPVSPAMARFLNSYKQLSGPAKRRLRMGGPGAMPVEEPSKMPVDKLGALEELLFGESKHHSFVERGRLKFQPGDSEALRLFFTRMQAKNANFFNVIDLDDEGCVRNVFWVDARSRSMYEFYNDVVTLDTSYVVGKYDMPLATFIGVNHHGQSVLLGCGLLSDETAETYSWLFKAWIACMYGNLPKAIITGHCRGIQSAVAEVIPGVHHRICLFHIMRKATERLGGLSEYAAISKAFQKAVYDSLTIDEFEGNWNALITYNGLQGNDWLRSIYECRYSWVPVFLKDTFWAGMSATQRNENIIPFFDGYVDLKTTLKHFLGKYEMALQSKYEKEAQADFETFHKQRPPVSKFYMEEQLSKVYTHNIFKKFQDEIEAIMYCHVSFINVDGLISTFDVKEWIFLEDGKRTMSKIFTVTNNTDKNDLTCICGGFQFNGILCRHSLSVLKFQQVREIPPHYVLDRWKKDFRQLHVMGRPSSDVVPNNRVDRYDYLSMRCLQLVDSAVLSDKYRLALRLVREMEKFMLNSNTHDDTQPRIKSRIPKANKPNTVVGQNLVNVGTYNGNDRPKATTEASSLTQGLDVQKGGAEKGIVPAGYIGLPANVQQFVGSQTAIRPSIVYMVPSGVDPQAFGNGVLMPVVYQQMFQVPQQPNGTMPDTSANGKRKRPRAQKPTEASEQSNGTPATGPTSG
- the LOC4329935 gene encoding protein FAR1-RELATED SEQUENCE 6 isoform X1, yielding MMEAEEAFPPQRNPRRARRRDLNALDPSLEESDGEDIGVPEVGMVFNNHTEVNRFYRRYARRVGFGVSVRRSSFSQEGTCLYLELMCCKGGRPRYEPKFRKRASSTTNCPAKIRVKLWGDKLLHVELAILDHNHPVSPAMARFLNSYKQLSGPAKRRLRMGGPGAMPVEEPSKMPVDKLGALEELLFGESKHHSFVERGRLKFQPGDSEALRLFFTRMQAKNANFFNVIDLDDEGCVRNVFWVDARSRSMYEFYNDVVTLDTSYVVGKYDMPLATFIGVNHHGQSVLLGCGLLSDETAETYSWLFKAWIACMYGNLPKAIITGHCRGIQSAVAEVIPGVHHRICLFHIMRKATERLGGLSEYAAISKAFQKAVYDSLTIDEFEGNWNALITYNGLQGNDWLRSIYECRYSWVPVFLKDTFWAGMSATQRNENIIPFFDGYVDLKTTLKHFLGKYEMALQSKYEKEAQADFETFHKQRPPVSKFYMEEQLSKVYTHNIFKKFQDEIEAIMYCHVSFINVDGLISTFDVKEWIFLEDGKRTMSKIFTVTNNTDKNDLTCICGGFQFNGILCRHSLSVLKFQQVREIPPHYVLDRWKKDFRQLHVMGRPSSDVVPNNRVDRYDYLSMRCLQLVDSAVLSDKYRLALRLVREMEKFMLNSNTHDDTQPRIKSRIPKANKPNTVVGQNLVNVGTYNGNDRPKATTEMQASSLTQGLDVQKGGAEKGIVPAGYIGLPANVQQFVGSQTAIRPSIVYMVPSGVDPQAFGNGVLMPVVYQQMFQVPQQPNGTMPDTSANGKRKRPRAQKPTEASEQSNGTPATGPTSG